From Tachyglossus aculeatus isolate mTacAcu1 chromosome X5, mTacAcu1.pri, whole genome shotgun sequence, a single genomic window includes:
- the LOC119947628 gene encoding olfactory receptor 14A16-like, producing the protein MVNATTVTKFLLLGFSEVRELQLVHAILFLLVYLAALTGNLLIVTVTILDRRLHTPMYFFLRNLSLIDVCYISITVPKSTLNSLTNVNSISLPACAAQVFLVIFLAGSELALLTVMSHDRYVAICRPLRYDIIMHRGACASMLAASWLSGSWIAVLYTASTFSLSFCGPNDVHQFFCEAPQLLRLACSASHIPEHVSLAMAICLSFLCFVLIIVSYVRIFRAVLRIPAAEGRAKAFSTCLPHLFVVTLFTSSGFFAYLKPISDTPSALDLLVSVFYAVVPPTLNPLIYSLRNRDMKAAMRKLLGKENVGKEKLCHVNFSPS; encoded by the coding sequence ATGGTCAATGCCACCACAGTGActaaattcctgctcctggggttctcggaggtccgggagctgcagctggtccatgccatacTGTTCCTGCTGGTATACCTGGCGGCCCTAAcagggaatctccttatcgtcaccgtcaccatcctcgaccggcgcctccataccccaatgtacttcttcctcaggaacctgtccctcatcgacgtctgctacatctccatcaccgtccccaagtccaccctcaactccctcaCAAACGTCAACTCCATCTCCCTACCGGCTTGCGCGGCCCAGGTCTTTCTTGTGATTTTCTTGGCAGGATCTGAGTTGGCCCTGCTCACCGTCATGTCCCACGAccgttatgtggccatctgccgccccctgcgctatgacatcatcatgcaCCGTGGAGCTTGTGCCTCCatgctggccgcctcctggctcagcggcagTTGGATCGCTGTGTTGTACACTGCCAGtactttctccctgtccttctgcggccccaacgacgtccaccagttcttctgtgaggCCCCCCAGTTGCTGAGGCTCGCCTGTTCCGCTAGCCATATCCCTGAACATGTGAGTTTAGCCATGGCCATCTGCTTAAGTTtcctctgcttcgtgctcatcatcgtctcatatgtgcgcatcttccgggccgtgctgagaattCCGgcggccgagggccgggccaaagccttctccacctgcctgccccacctcttcGTCGTCACTCTTTTCACCTCTTCTGGATTCTTCGCCTACCTGAAGCCAATATCGGACACCCCCTCGGCACTGGAcctactggtgtccgtgttctatgccgtggtTCCCCCgaccctaaaccccctcatctacagcctgagaaaccgggacatgaaagCTGCTATGCGTAAGCTTCTTGGGAAGGAAAATGTTGGAAAAGAAAAATTATGTCACGTGAACTTTTCCCCATCCTAG